The sequence GTATCCGTGATACCCAGAAAGGAAGCGATATGCTTTAATGGCACGTTTTGAAAGATATCAGGATTACCCTTCAATAAATGTTCATACCGTTGCTCGGCTGTTTCAGTGATCATGGAGAGCGCCCTGTTTTTGAGGTCTGTCAATATCTTCACCAGTATGGACCTTCCAAACTCACGAAATTCAGAATAGGCATGAAACAAATGATTCAACTGTTCATAGGTAATATACCACCCCTTGCAGGGAGCCAGGGCCTGGATGTTCTCTTTCGAGGGAATGCGGTTAAAGAAAGACGACACTTCAAATACCACCTGTCCGGCAGAAGAGAAAGCAGTGGTTACATCTTTACCATCTACATCATACACAAATGCCCGCATAAAACCTTCTTCAAGGAAGAAATACTCGTTGGATACCTGTCCTTCTTTTAACAACAGATGGCCTTTGGCAATCTCCTTTTCAGCAAATAGCAGTACAATCTCCCTGACCTGGTCGACAGAGAAGTAATGGGAACTTTGAAAGAAATGGGAGAGTTTGTTGTGGGGAATATCCATGCTTCCGAAGATAGGTAGTTTCGTCAATTCCCCGGCAACAGCCAGCATGATTTTATATTCCAAACTGGCCGCCAGCTACTATATACCGCTTCCGTTGCTGTGTATTCAACTTAATGGTTTTCCCCTTGTATTTCAATACACAAACACCACCTGCTTTGGATAAAATACTGGCCTGCTGCAAAGCGCCGGCCTTCCATTGCATGTTGATCTCAAACCCGCCCCTGGCACACAGGCCTTTTACTGTACCATCGGGCAATGCAGATGGCAATGCCGGCAACAACTCAATATAACCCGCATGACTTTGCACCAGCATCTCAGCCATGCCTGATGCGCCTCCAAAATTACCATCTATCTGGAAAGGAGGATGCGCATCAAACAGGTTGCGGTATACGCCACCACCCTCTCCTACACTGTTATCAGCAGGAGCCAACAGGCGCTCTGCCATCCGCAAAGTATGATCGCCATCTTTGAAACGCGCCCAGAGATTTACTTTCCAGGCAAGGCTCCACCCCGTACCTCCATCACCCCGGTACAATAACGACTGACGGGCAGCCTTCATCATACCGGCTGTACTGTCCCAGGTAATATCCGTACCCGGGTACACGCCCCACAGGTGTGATACGTGACGGTGTTTATTGGCGGTATCATCTTTATCTGTGAGCCATTCCTGCAACTGACCGTGCTTACCCACCTGGTTAGGCGCTAGCTGCCGGTATTTTTCATTCCATACAGATTGTAAGTGGGCATCAGTCTGTAAGAGCTGTGCTGCTTTGCCGGTAATCTTAAACAACTCCCGGATGATCTGGTGGTCCATTGTAGGGCCGGCAACCAATCCGCCCTGCTCCGGTGAGTTGGACGGCGTGCTGATGAGCCAGCCTGTCCTGGGATCTTTCACCAGGAACTGTACAAAGAAATCAGCCGCCGATCTCATAATAGGGTAAGCCTGCCGCAGGAATGCTTTATCCTGTGTAAACAGGTAATGCTCCCACAGGTGCAGGCATAACCAGGCGCCGCCGGTAACCCAGATACCATGATTCGAAGCATTGATAGG is a genomic window of Paraflavitalea devenefica containing:
- a CDS encoding Crp/Fnr family transcriptional regulator; this translates as MLAVAGELTKLPIFGSMDIPHNKLSHFFQSSHYFSVDQVREIVLLFAEKEIAKGHLLLKEGQVSNEYFFLEEGFMRAFVYDVDGKDVTTAFSSAGQVVFEVSSFFNRIPSKENIQALAPCKGWYITYEQLNHLFHAYSEFREFGRSILVKILTDLKNRALSMITETAEQRYEHLLKGNPDIFQNVPLKHIASFLGITDTSLSRIRKEYAKK